The following DNA comes from Mustela nigripes isolate SB6536 chromosome 15, MUSNIG.SB6536, whole genome shotgun sequence.
GTAACTTACAAACTATATATACCTATTgtgaaaataacacattttttaaaaactggaaaataaaagttgaattCACACCACCCAAGCTAACTGCAGTCAATATTTTAGAGAATTTCCATTCAGTCTTTCTCTATTTGCATAGGGTAATTTTAAAcgcaggttttgtttttgtcttaataATCAATGTAGGACAgcttcatgattaaaaaaaaaagtaagaggtgAAAGTTAAAAGCCTTCTTCCTCACCCTTTCTCAACTTCCCAGAGGTAGTTACTATTAATAGctgcctttgttctttttatttgtgtggTGACTTCCTATGTGAATCTTACAGAAATCTGGTCAGAGGGTGCAACTAATATTCTTGATAATGACGGAATTTTTTTTGTATCAATCTCATTTGATTAGTAATATgagtaaaaagttttaaaaagtgtgatTCCAGTTAAAATTTAGCCCTTTGTATGTTAATTTAGTCGTTCATTCCTCAGTTTGTTACTTACCAATCTCACTAGAGTTGCTGCCCTAGATCTTGGTACTTTTCATACTTAACAACTTTGGTTGCTGTGGAGCCAGTTGAGAAAAAGGCTTCTACTTCACAGAAATTGGCCAGTCTTGTCCACACTGTCACTAAAATATTTAAGTCTTACTTGCTGTTTGTGGCACAGATGTGAAATTACTCTGTTATGTGTACCatcttgttttataattttatgacagCATGACTTTTTGgggtatataaaattaaataatttaaatcctCTCATCGGGGTTCATGATACTTTTCCTTTTAGAGGTCTCAATCCTGGGCAGGTAGTATTCTCCCaaccaagtactaaccaggcatGATgctgcttagcttctgagatcaggCAAGATCGGGGTGCGTTCAGGATGGTATGGTTGTAGACTGGGCAGGTACTATTCTGAGTTGATTAAATGAATGCCTGGTTTTAGATtaggcaaatatattttttccatctatttaacatgacacaaataaaaatgaacatattttaaatacatgtcCAGAGCTTAATGGACATATATAGACATAGAGATAGCAAGATTATCTGTTAAAATAGAGATATAATCTTCAGTTCAACAAGTAAAACTTTAGTGTCTTTGGTTTagccaggcacagtgctaggggatgggattaaaaaaatgaatgacaccGTTCCTTCCCTTGACTTTGTCAGTTTTAATTGTTTTGGTTTCTACATAAAACTGAGTTTTGAGAAGGGCATCAACTAAGAATTTTAGAGAAAGTggagaatggagagaaaattAGTTTGGAGTGAGGGGAATCAGATGAAGAATAGGTATAATATAAAGGAGTGCATTGATTTTTGTGACCCCAGACTGTTGGAGGGCATGTGACTTGATTAACTTAATTAGGTGTTGAGCACATTCCACCAAgagatgttttttaaattccatatatttcttattaaatgtATCTAGGACCTTATTTTTGACCAACCATATTATCATTAATTAGAGTTATTTcaccaggcagagaaggagactgACTAGCTATTTAATTAGGAAGGCCTTTTCTTATAGAACCTGACTGTATGAGACGAATGGCACGGTTTATGTAACATGGCATTGTTTCTGTTGGTTTTGCAAGATCTCAGCTGATAGTCCAGGTACATGCGATTATTCTTCAGGGAGAAGTACCCAAGGCACtgtcttattttcaaattttagacAATGTTAGGTCaataggtatgtgtgtatatatatctatatatatacacacacacatattatatatatatgttttgatCTAACATTGTCAATATGTTTTGACAATATGTTACCTATTGACCTAacaatatgtgttttatatatatatatacacatatatatacatgtgttaCCTACTGACCTAacattgtttaaatatatatatatatattagagaaagagagagaaagagagtgctcagagaggggaggaaggggcagagggcaagggagagagagactcctaagcagactccatgctcagcgcaacgcccaacttggggcttgatctcacaatgctgagatcatgacctgagctgaaatcaagaattggacgcttaactgaactgagccactcaggcaccccattaatTTATATTCTTGAAGTAAGATATAATGGCCCACttttttagagggggaggggcagagagagaaggagaatcttaaACAGTCTCCACGCCCAGCGgggagcccaaaatggggttcagtctcataatcctgagatcatgagctgaaaagaagagtcaatgtcaaacaactgagccaccaggtgtcccatgatgcatttttaatatgattttttttcctgtctgcttttttttctgttgtataaACCTTATTTTGTAATggcttacttttatttatttatttatttttaagattttgcttatttacttgacagacagagatcacaagtaggcagaaaggcagacagagagagaggagtaagtaggctccccgctgagcagggagcccaatgtggggctcaatcccaggaccttgggatcataacctgagccgaaggcagaggctttaatcctttgagccacccaggtgccccagtgatcgTTTACTTTTATAAATCAATAGCTTCATTCAACACAAATACTTATTAAGACTTCACTGTGAAATTGACatcattctcattattttttctctctgcaaTAGATTAGggtctgacattttattttcctatgaaatcttaagagtttaaaaaatcactaatCTTTTGTTACAGTTGTTTTGCCAAGTATGAGAGATAATGAAGTTGAATAGGTTTCACTGTATAGTAGGGGTCAGGAAGCCCATAGTTTACTTCTTATATCAAGGATTTTCTGGTGTTCATATAATCACTGGGCTTTTTTGGCTTTATGTACTTTTTGCTCATTGATATAATTTGTGATAAATGCCTGTCTTAAACCTCAAGCATCATCTTTGGTTAGTGGATAAACTGTGTTTATCATCTAATATAATTCTTTATTTGCTAGGACTTAAATACACcttcttaaaaatcatatattgGGAATGAGTTTAACATATCAACCAAACTAATTTGTAGTGTTTGGTGAAGTCCTGGTTTATTATGTTCAATCCCAAAGtaatagattttgaaaaaaagaattttgcttaatatattataaaatttcaatgtttctttctctctctttttttaagatttttattaatttatatgacagagatcacaagtaggcagagaggcaggcagagagagaaagaggaggaagcaggctccctgttgagcagagcgcctgatgtgagactcaatcccagaaccctgggatcacgacctgagctgaaggcagaggctttaacccactgagccacccaggcgccccaaaattttaatttttcttaattggtATAAATATATTGCTATTTCCTCCCACTCTGTTCATGGAAAACCTGCTTTACTTCATTCTTACCAAACATCATTAATAATCGTacctttcattctcttttatgtatTAGATACTCAGtaatacattttcattatttctctgtTAACACtacaatttttgtttattttcacctTTTACCAGTTTCTCAAACAATTAGGTCTACATCCTAACTGGCAGTTTGTTGATGTATATGGAATGGATCCTGAACTCCTTAGCATGGTACCAAGACCGGTGTGTGCAGTGTTACTTCTCTTCCCTATTACAGAAAAGGTAAAATTGTTGACTAAGATAATAAAGTTGCTGGTAAATGTAATGTTCTCTTTCGATGTTGAATTAAAAACATGCTCTTCTTTAAGAACAGATGACTCCCTtatataaaattaaggaaatctaAAAGACATCTTAAAGGCCTAATTTTATTAAAGAGATGATATTTAGATTTTGATTTATAGATTGACAATGAAGCgctgatttagatttttttttttttttaaagattttatttatttgacagagatcacaagtaggcagagaggcaggcagagagagtgagaggaggaagcaggctccccatggagcagagagcccgatgtggggctcgatttcaggaccctgggaccatgacctgagccgaaggcagaggctttaacccactgagccacccaggcgcccccttttttttttttttttttaaaagattacgcTGAGTTAGATTTTAACTTgactggttttcttcttttataaaatatgattagTTTGCCTCAGCATGTTTTGATATCACTTTTAATCACATTTTGTTGTATCTACTTTAGAAATGTAAGGTACTGGAATAATCTTAAATCTGTCTTAGAGAAGGCATGAATAAAGAATATTCACAATTtcagtatataaaatatgtaattctttccaatatatgtaaaaaagaagtctttaaggAGGTAGGTATAACTAATGACAGgggttatattattttcagaataaactCAGTATGTTTGGAAATCATTAAGTTTAAATACAGCTTAATTGGCAGATTTAGGATGTGTTGGGGATTATAATTAGCTTTTCTTAGGGCTCTGTATTTAATTTCATACCTCCATACTTCAGGCCTTTCTTCTAAAATGTCTAGATATATGCATTATGGAGGCAgaaattttaagttcattttatttttttaaagattttacttatttatctgacagagagaaagagatcacaagtagtcagagaggcaggtagagagagaaggggaagcaggctccccactgagcagagaacccgatgcggggctcaattccaggaccctgagaccacaacccgagccaaagccagaggcctaacccattgcaccacccaggcgccccttttaagttcattttaaaacagcttttgAGTTCATATCCTTCtgattttttctgatttttattttaaatttagaaacaacAGGATGAAGTCAGTAGTTGTGAAAAATGaggaagtaaatggaaagatgtgGGAGAAGTGAAGTATTGATGACTTGGTAAATACATGCTCAGGTCATCTTATTTTTCAGGAATGAATGGAGCCAGGTCTCACAGTCAGTAAGAATTAGGCTTTGTTCAGTCCTAGAAATTCCTGGATAATTTTCTTTATGCCAAAACTAATTAGCCTCAAttcaatataaattaaaaatactgaaatacttcTCTTTTCTACTTAAGGttctataaaacaaattaattaaggAAGggatttttattcatatttgctGTTTATAATATAGGAACTCAAAGTTAGAAATTTCTTGTTGATTATCCATTATTAGACTGAACTAGTTTTAATGGTAAGGCTGTAATTATTCTGAAATTTGAGAAGGCATTAGGACGCTTAAGTTTACTCTTAGTCCAGCTTtattgtaattaattaatttttttttaattactaaaataaGCCAATGGATAGCTATCCTTACTCCAATTGTAaggaacaataaaaagaaaagaacagctgCTTAAAGCTTAGGATTTCTTAGTTGGTGTGATACAAATGTGAGTTTATGATCTGAATTGGAAATTTCCCAAAACATTGAGTTTAATGAtctatctttcttttaaagtttcttcttatttttaaaattttttaattcactctTTAAAGTTAAAGAATAAACTGGATTGGTCTCCTTCATTTAGTGGgtctttagtatttttaaaaaagcctgtTGTCCTTATCAATTGGACTCTTCATTTAGTAGATCACCAGTACTGAAAAGCTCATTGTGCCTACTgctagaaagaacacaaattcTCAAATACTGAAGTGGAGAATATAATGGCATCTACCACTTCAGGATCTCTCTTACAATTTGGTATATTCTTATTCCATTCATAAGTGATATATTAAAGTCACTCAAAAGATATCTAGTGGATATTTGAGGAATATAAAGTGTTTCAggcttctgtgttcttttttctttttaatatttatttgagtgagagggagagagagagagtgaaagagagcatgagcagaggggagcggcagaaggagagagaaacagactccccagtaagcagggagtctgatgcagggctctatcccaggacctcaagatcacgacctgagcccaaggcaggtgcttaattggctgagctacccaggcgccccttaaaccttaaaccttttttttttgtaatctatcggagagagagaatgcacatatgcacatgagtggatggggaggggcaaagggagagagagaatctaaccAGGCTCtgcctagtgcagagcctgacgctgggctccCTCTCATGGACCTTTAGACCATGAGTtgagtcaaaatcaggagtcacccaggtgcccctataaagtagatattttaaaaacataaatgagaatcatattaatatatattgacCTAGAACCACCGTATAATCATGGACAAATTTCTGAGTTGGAATATGTAaatctattttgttctttgtaaGTGCTTTATAGTATTCCCTTAAGATATGCCATAGTATGTTAACCAAACCCCTATTGATGAATAGTTAGAAGTGTcccagttttatgtttttttttttaagattttattatttattttacagagagagatcacaagtaggcagagaggcagacagagagagagaggaggaagcaggctccctgctgagcagagagtctgatgcgggactcgatcccagggccctgagatcatgaccagagccaaaggcagcagcttaacccactgagccacccaggcgccccccgttttatgtttgatttccttttttttttttttttttaagattttatttatttgacagagagatagagagcacaagtaggcagaatggcaggcagagggagagggagaagcaggctctccacagagcagggagcctgatgtgggactcaatcccaggaccctgggatcatgacctgagccaaaggcagccgcttaaccaactgagctacccaggagcccctatgttcgatttctttttaatgtattattttcatatttagactattgacttttttttaatagtatgaaGTATTCagaacagaggaggaggaaaaaataaaatctcagggaCAAGATGTTACATCATCAGTATATTTCATGAAGCAAACAATCAGCAATGCCTGTGGAACAATTGGACTGATCCATGCTATTGCCAACAATAAAGACAAGATGCACTTTGGTAAATGATTTTATATTACTGTTtatcccctcacccccacccaagTTAAAAGTTAACCTATTGAGCAGTAGGTGGTGCTATAGTTCTCTCTTTTCAAGTATTAAAGGaaaccttttcctctctcctttcttttataGTGGGAAGTATTGTGTAGAAGAAATACTaatctttcccattcttttataTGACCcatgaacaaacaaaagcccatcATTTATCCAAGTTTTCTTACATTCCCAATTTACCAGTGAAGAAGTTTTTACCTGAAAAAGTTAACATGCTTCTAGTATTTTCATGTATCAGTGAGATAGCAAACCTTCTcaatttgatctttttaaaaattctcagaatCTGGATCAACCTTGAAAAAATTCCTCGAGGAGTCCGTGTCAATGAGTCCTGAAGAACGAGCCAGATATCTAGAGAACTATGACGTCGGTACCTTCTTTCTGTCTCAATCTCAGTTATGGGCAAAGTTTTGTGGGATTGTAGATTCTGTTTGGGGGTTTGTCTTAAAACTATAGTTTTGAGTACTTACGGTTTTTGTTGTGTCATTACCTGAAATATccataaatattgataaattgcCACTTTTCTACATCCAGAGCTGAATTagagaaaaaagttttattgacaaattttaaaaatgttttatgattgGCTATTGCTTACCATtccctataatatatatatgcctGCCAATACTCTATTTGTCTTTCACTGGGAATCTGAAACAAGGCTGAAGACCaatggaaaaagcaaaagttTAATGGTAGATTCTAGACCACACTTTGGTTCTCTTATGCTCTTATTAATGTTTTTGCATGTGTGAAGACACAAGCCATAatctacttttaaataattgtacAATTTCGTAGAATTGTTTTAGAGtggcatttaaattttattggctttgaaatctatttttcttttgaggttcTTTTTACCTTTTAGTAACACTATTACGTAGATGGTAAATTCTCTAAAATTAGAAGCAGTGTAGTATACAGATTATTTGGCTAGAAAAATGACTTGAACAGAGTTTGTGCCCAGTAAAGTCATTGATTTGATTATGTTGTTttagcatttttatatacttcaattatcttaatttttttcttaaaaaaacctACAGATctcataaaatatctttattttccacAAAAGTACaataaacaacataaaaatcACCAGTAATCCCACCAATGGCAGGTAGCCACCATTAGTCATATTTTTTATAgggagtatatatgtatatacacaattttttaaaacaaaaatttgatcACACTGTAATACTGTTTTataacttgcttttttcacttaacttaTCACAAACGTATTACATACCAGTAAGTATATATTTGACATCATCATTTAATGGCTGCATAGCTTTCCATTGAGCAGTATTTTATTTCACCAATAAATTATTGttggaaatttaatatttttcctctttattcaccatttaaaaaatactacaagGTATATTATTGTAGCGAAATCTTTGCAAATATCcttaattatatatacttatgtacAGTTACGTGTAAATCAACTCCTAGAACAGAAATTGCTGGATCCAACAGTTTGCATGTTTTTAAGGCTTTGACACTTACTGCCAAATTGCCATTCATAAAGGTAATTTCACCCCAAATTTACTACTTTTGcctattttcttcatctttgctaATAGTGGGTATtgtaagggctttttttttttttaagttcagaaaGCTAAAATCTCTAGTTTCTGATAAGTGCATGCTTTTTGCTCCCCATTTGAAACTGCTGACTGAAGCTGCATGATTAAGCATAACTATAGCCAGAGCTGCAGAGGAGCATGTAACCTGGAGAAACAGATGAGATAAGCTTTTTCCGTCTCTATCTGTGAGATGCTTACTTTATTCTAGTCCCAGTTGAATAAAGTGTTAAGGtgtcagttctttttctttttttttaaagattttatttatttatttgacacagattacaagtaggcagggagataggcagagagagaggtggaagcaggctccccactgagaatgagaacctgattcggggctcgatcccaggaccctaggatcatgacctgagccaaaggcagaggctcaacccactgagccacccaggcgccctagtgcCCAAGACGTCAGTtctaacaaataatttaaatgactCCCACTTCACATCTGGAAATGACAAGTAATCAGATCGTCTCTTTCCTAAGTCTTCAGGGATTTGTGTGTTGGAAAGTAGAGAATTCATTTGGTTACCCAGAAATCATTCTTTAATATTAAACTCTTCCTAATTTTCTTCCAATTTGTTATCTCTTAACAAAGCTTTAGGTGTTAGAATTTAgcattgttgttttcttttaaaaatttggataTAATCATTTTTTCCAGTTAATATCTTGTGTTCTTATTACAGGCTATTCGAGTCACTCATGAGACCAGTGCCCATGAAGGTCAGACTGAggtatttcacatttttcaaaacttttcttGCCCTGTGTAAGTTTAACCCTGGTGTTGTTGTGTGGCATGTAGTTTTAGAAAATCACTTGGACATTCTTTTTCCTTAGAGGGAATCTGCTTATGTAAAACTAGTCATGAAGTAGCTCAAGAACATGTATCAATAAGCTGTTAATAGGCACTTTGATATTGGCCATCACAGTTTGATCATTTAGAAGGATTGCAGACTGTGGGCGGGTTGCAGCTTCCTTATTAGATTCTTCCTACTTGTGCAAGTGATTTGAGAAAAATACCTGCGTGATAGTACAAGCAGATGAACCTGTAGGATTTTCCAGACTTTTAATCATGCCCAACCTCCAGCAAAAAGCCCCATCATTCTCTTTGCTCACAAAATTTGTTTGGGGGCAAAAAGATTTctgccatcttcattctcatAGTAGTTCTTTACCTGGgtcacctctcctctccttattttgtctctctctctctctttttttttcttttttttgttctcttggtttctctcattctctcattccctctccatttcttttccttccctacaaGCCTCATGTTCCTACTCTTGGAGGAAGTTTGTCAAAAGGTATTTCAGTCAAAACAAGTAGAGTTTAATTAAAGTCGTTTGGTAAATTTATAACACATTTAAGTGCTAACAACAGAGAattagagattttcttttctcttatccATGTGTGACTTGAAACCAGGTTTTTTCACATACAGAGATCCTATTGCCTTTGTGCTTTAACAATACTtggaaaaatacttgaaaaatatctGATCTAAAAATACTGTTCTTAAATATAGTTACTATCTCCAAAAAggggtttttagttttttgtttgtttttttttttttaggagaaaatgatTCAATACTGTGATATAACTGCAGTTTTTCATAGATTATACTGGATAACTGAGTGTTTAGAATAAAGCTGTCTAGGAATTTAAACACAAATTTTCCCTATAGTGATATTATAACGTCTTGTTTGCTCTCAAATTCTGTTTTCAGGGGTGTAGAATATTGCTTTTTGACTAAGtttatgcacacatacacacacacacacagcatctcTAAATGACTGTAACACTAGATtggaaattaatgaaatgctcccttttttaattgctttgtaTAATCCTAAGCATGTTCTTCATCTTCATTATGCTTTGCTTTCTTGTTGGTAAACTTATAGTATTAAAATTAGCAATGATGATGATCAGCATgagattattataaaatatgaagacAGTAATTTATAGTAGAGCTATTAAATGCTTTAATACATGTTTACTTCAAAAAGTTTTCTCTGCGATACcttcttttgccttctttttcatggctttATCCATGTCATGCTTCAGTAATTGTTTTTAGATGATGTTCACAGTTTTTTCCAGACCTAAATTCTACTTTtcttcatcttaattttttttaattttcttcatctttttttttttttagattttatttatttatttatttatttgatagagagagagagagagagagaggagagacagtgagagagggaacacaagcagggagagtgggagagggagaaggaggcttcctgctgagcacgggGCTTGAttcgggacttgattccaggaccctgggatcatgacctgagccgaaggcagactcttaacgactgagccacgcaggcacccctccactTTACTTCATCTTAATCTTAAACTTTTAGATATTACCTAAATGACCTGAATGACCACCAATATTTTAGAATGCACTCGTCCTTGTTTGAGCTTATTATGTTGtactttcaactttttcttccctttattcttCCTGTTTCTTATAATAGTTGCATCATACATTTTCCCCATTATCACTAATCAAATacgaatttatttcatttcttcctagAAGAT
Coding sequences within:
- the UCHL3 gene encoding ubiquitin carboxyl-terminal hydrolase isozyme L3 isoform X4; this translates as MEGQRWLPLEANPEVTNQFLKQLGLHPNWQFVDVYGMDPELLSMVPRPVCAVLLLFPITEKYEVFRTEEEEKIKSQGQDVTSSVYFMKQTISNACGTIGLIHAIANNKDKMHFESGSTLKKFLEESVSMSPEERARYLENYDAIRVTHETSAHEGQTEAPSIDEKVDLHFIALVHVDGHLYELDGRKPFPINHGETSDETLLEDAIEVCKKFMERDPDELRFNAIALSAA
- the UCHL3 gene encoding ubiquitin carboxyl-terminal hydrolase isozyme L3 isoform X3; translated protein: MDPELLSMVPRPVCAVLLLFPITEKYEVFRTEEEEKIKSQGQDVTSSVYFMKQTISNACGTIGLIHAIANNKDKMHFESGSTLKKFLEESVSMSPEERARYLENYDAIRVTHETSAHEGQTEAPSIDEKVDLHFIALVHVDGHLYELDGRKPFPINHGETSDETLLEGSKKLTVESWMALFLQELPGTSVIYITGHLVSFMILGGILK